In Deltaproteobacteria bacterium, the genomic stretch GCAACGTGCTGACGGCCCTGCTGCCGCGCCCCAAGGGCCTGCAGATCGCCGGGCTGATGGGCGACGACTTCGGGCTCTTCACGCGCATGCCCACCGACAACCCGGTCAAGGGCCGCATGCTGGTCAGCTTCGCGCGCTCGCTGCTCGATCGCAGCGACGACGCCGACGATCGACGCTTCCTCGATGGGCTCGACATCGCCGAGACCAAGGACCGCCGCGCGTTGCTCGCGAGCTACGTCCTCTCGGCCGCCCAGATCGAGTCGCTGTTGCTCGACTGACGCGATCCGCACGCGGCCACATCGCCCACTGTGCGAGCGCGCCGCACCCAACTGGCGCCGTGTTCGTGCGCCGTGCTACGAAAGCAGCACCAGCGACCGACGATGGCTGCGAATCACCTGGGTCGATCGTGCGGGGGCCTGGAATTCGCACCGGCGCCCCGGTCGGAGACCCACAAGATGCGTCGTCGCGCCAGCGCCCTACTCTCGACCGTCACCTTCGCCCTCGTTGCGAGCTCGAACCTTCCCGAAGCCGAGGCCGCCAAGCCTCGCGGAAGCCGACGCATCGGCTTGGGCGGTGGCCTCGGCGATCCCACTGGCCCTTCGCTCAAGCTGTTCCTCGCGCCCCAGCACGCGCTGCAGTTCGACTTCGGTTGGGCGCCGATGCACCACGGCAACGGCATCCTGCACGCCAACTACCTGTTCCACTTCCCGACCTTCGTGTCGAACAGCGTGATGGACTTCGGCCTGTACCTCGGCGCCGGCTTGGGCATGGCGTTCTGGTCGGGCTACTCCGGCTACAACTGGTACGGCTATCACAACTACGGCTACTACGGCCGCGGCCGCTGCTACGATCCGCCCGGCCCGGACCCGTACTACTGCGATCGCTACCACGGTGGCGGTGCCGCGATGATCGTGCGCGCGCCGGTGGGGCTCTTCTTCCACTGGATGAAGGTGCCGCTCGACACCGTGATCGAAGGCGGCTGGTCACCCTACGTCTTCTATCCCGATCTCCCGCACGGTGACTTCAGCGTGAAGGTTCGCTACTACTTCTAGCCCCCGAGGTCGCCCCACGTGATTGCAAGACCGTTCCGATCGCTCGCGCTCGCGCTGTCCCTCGCCACCGGCTGTGCCGGCAACCTCGAGGTCACGCGCATCAACTCGGATCAGGCCAAGCCCAACAACGTGTGGGTGTTCTTCACGGTCGAGAAGTCGGGTGAGCCCGTCGCGGGGCTCACCGCCGACGACTTCGAGATCTACGAGGACGACTCGCTGGTCTCGAAGTACGAGAGCCAGCAGGTGATCCAGAACCCGGAGGTCGCCGCGGTGATGTACACGCTGCTGCTGCTCGACATGAGCGGCAGCGTGACCGAGTCGGGCCAGTCCGACCTGCTCGCCGACGCGGCCACGGTGTTCAGCGAGCGCGTCGGCAAGACCCAGAAGGTCGGCGTGTACGCGTTCGACGGCGCCGAAAAGATCCACTCCGTCACGCCCTTCACCGAGGCCCAGGGCAGCGTCGAAGGCGGCATCGACGGTCTGCGCAGCTACAAGGCCAAGGACCCGTCGACCAACTTGAACGGTGCCGTCGGGCTCGCGCTCGAGGAGCTGAAGGAGGCCCTCGACAAGGACAAGCGCCCGCTCAAGTTCGGCACGCTGGTGGTGTTCACCGACGGCACCGACCGCGCGGGTCGGGTCTCGCGCGAGGAGATGCTCGAGACCCTCGGCAACGACGAGTACGGTCGCTACGAGGTCTACGCGCTGGGCGTCGGCGCCGAGCTCGAGGAGAAGCAGCTGTCGGAGATCGGCCGCGACGGCACCGAGCTCGCCAGCGACCCGGGCAAGGTCCGCGAGGCCTTCGAGAAGGTCGCGGCCAAGATCGAGGCCCACACCAAGCGCTTCTACCTGCTGAGCTACTGCACGCCGGCGCGCAAGAACAGCCACAGCGTGCGCATCGAAGCCCACACCCGCGATGCGAAGGGCCGCAAGAACGGCAGCGGCGCCTTGGACTACGAGTTCGACGCGACCAAGTTCGGGCCGCCGCCGGCGTGCGATCCCAACCGCGCGCCCAAGTTCAGCCTCGAGCGCGTCGATCCGCCGCCGGGCGCCGAGCCGACCAAGCGCGGACGCTCGCGATCGCGATCGAGCGCCCGCTCACCCGGCAGCAGCAGCGCCTCGGGCTCCGCGAGCGTGCGCGCGAGCGGCTCGAGCAAGTCGAAGCCGAGCAAGAACGCGCCGCGATCCCCCGGCGGCTAGCATCGGTGCGACGTCGGGCCGTGCGGCCTGAACGCGTCGAGCCGCGCAGGGCGAGGGTTTCACCCCGTTGCGGAGTCGCTGGCCACCGGCGATACACCGTGGCGAAATGTTGGCTTCGCGCGTGCTCGTCCCCGTGTTCACCGTGCTCGCACTGGGCGGGCTCGCGCTCTCGTGCGCGACCGACGATCCCGGCCAGGGCGACGGTGCGGGCGACAGCACGGGCACGTCGACGGCCGACGCCTCGGCCTCCGCGAGCACGACCGCGGGCTCGGGCGGTGCCGACTCGACCGGCCTCCCCGGCGATCGCTACCACCCGCTCGACTACGCGATGGCGAGCGTGCACGGCCCGGCGATGAAGCTGCACGAAGAGGATTGCCGCAGCTGCCACGGTGACGATCTCGCGGGCGGCACCAGCGAGGTCAACTGCGACAGCTGTCACACCGCGGGCTGGCGCACCGACTGCGTATTCTGCCATGGCGGCGACGCCGAGCCCAGCGGTGCACCGCCGCGCGACATCGACGGCACCACCGAGACCTCGATGCTCAGCTTCATCGCGCACACCCGGCACGTCACGCAGTACCAGCACGCGCCGTACGATTGCTCGCAGTGCCACGTGAAGCCGGTCGACGTGCTCAGCTCCGGCCACGTCTTCGACGACACCGATGCCCGCGCCGAGGTCTCCTTCGCCGGCGGCATCAGTGCGCAGGGCGTGTGGGACGGCAACGGCGGCTGCCAGACCCTGTGGTGCCACGGCAACGGCATCAGCAACAACGGCGCCTACCAGCACGACGACGCGCCCCCGACCTGCGGCGGCTGCCACCCCTATCCCGGCACCGAGAACCTCGACTACACGGCGATGTCCGGCCAGCACCGACGGCACATCAACGAGGGCATCCAGTGCGCCGAGTGCCACGACCCGCTCGCGATCGAGAGCCACGTCGACGGCAAGCCGGATATCGCGATCACGGCCAACGGTTTCAGCTTCAATCAAGACAGCAAGAGCTGCACCGGGCTGTGCCACCTCAAGCCCCACAACGAGCACTGGTGAGCCGCCGCGGCTACGGCCGCGCTCACGGGCACATCGCGCCCATGCTGATGCAGATGTCGTCGCCGGCGCAGCAGGTCTGACCGCCGCCGCAGTGGTACACGCAGCTGCCGCTGGCGTTGCACGTGCGGCAGTCGCCGCACTCGCTGCCACTCGGATCGTTGCCGGTGCACATGTCGGTCATCTCGTTGCACACCTCGCTGCAGTCGCTGTCGCCGTCGGGGCCGGGGCAAGGGTTGCCCGGCGAGACGCAATTCCCCATCGCATTGCAGGTCTCGGCGCCGTTGCAGAACTGGCCGTCGCTGCACGACGTGCCGACCATCGCGGGCACGATCTGGCAGCTACCACCTTCGCATGCGCCGACCATGCACGGGGCGTTCGATGGACAATCCGCGTCGTCGAGGCACTCGACGCAGGCGCCGGCGCCGTTGCACTGGCCGCCGGGACATGCGGTGCCGATGAGCGCCGCCGGGTGGCCGGCGACGCCGCCGTTGCAGACCTCGTCGGTGCAGACGTTGCCGTCGTCGGCGGGCTCGTCGTCGCCGTCGATCGCATCGACGATCGCGCCGCGTCCATCGCAGCGACGCTCCTGACAGTCGCCGGAGGTCTGCACGTCGGCCGGCAACGCGACCCCGGCCGCCACGTTCATCACGCCGCACACGCCGGCGTCGCAGGTCACCGTCGCGCACGCGCTCGACTCGCCGCCGCATTCGCTGGGGTCGGTGCAGCCGGTGCACGCACCGCTGGCGTCGCAGGTGCCCGCCATGCAGGCACTCCCGCGGGGCAACGCCGCGTTGCTCGGGGTGCCGTCGATGCACGCGTCGACGGTGCACTCGGAGGCATCGGTCGGGGTGTCCGCGTTGTCGTCGACCACCCGCGTGCCGCCGAGGCCATCACACTCGACACGCCGACAGTCGCGCGGCGTCTGCAGCGTGGGGTTCACGGCGGTACCGGCGGGTGACAGCACCTGATCGCACACCTGTTCGACGCAGGTGCGGGTGCGGCAGTCGTCGTCGGGCGGCAGCAGCACGCAGTCGCTGGGCACCGCACACGCGCAGCTCGGATCGTCGGCCCGCGGGGCGTGGGTGCACACGCCCTGCTCGCAGGCGTCGATCGAGCAGGGGTTGTCGTCGTCGCACGCGCTGGCGTCGACACAGCCGCCGCCATCGGCCCCGGAGTCGGCCGTATCGACGACACCACTGCCATCGCCATCGACCCCACCGCTGCCCGCCGAGGGCGACACGCACTCGCCCGCCAGCCCCCGCGGCGCCAGCTCGCCGTAGCGCCGACCGAAGGGGCACGTCGCGTCGGGGAAGCTGCAGTAGCCCGAGGGCTCGCACACGCCAGCGACACCGTCGGCGACGCACTCCGCGTCGTCGCTGCATGCGTAGCGCGAGCGGTCCCCGCACGCGAGTGCGAGCAAGCCGACCGACCAACGCGCGAGCGACCGCATCGTCCCACGAGGCTAGCACGCCGGTCCGCATCGCCGGCCGCCCGCGCAGCGGCGCGTCACGCGTGACGAATTTCCGTGATCAGGGTCGCCTGCGGCCCGTCCTCACCGTCAGATGCAGCTTCGAATCGCCACCCTTCTCGCCGCGTTCCTGGTGCCGATGGTCGCCGTGCCGACCCTCGCGCTGGGCCAACCGAACAACCCCAAGCCCGGCACCTGCACGACCGACAACAGCGACCCGAACTACACCTGCAAGACCTGCACGTCGGCCGGCGGCGGGGTCGTCACGATCACCTGCACGCCGAAGGTGAAGGCGCCGCCCGTCGCCTGGTGGTGAGAGTCGGCTCGCCCCGACCCCCGCGGGGCCGTGGCGCGCACGTCGGTCCGAACTTCCGGACCGCGCGCGCGCCCGCTCAGTAGCAGCCGCAGGCCTCGGTGTCGCCGGCGAAGTACGTGCAGCCGGGCGAGTAGCGATAGCCATTGTCCTTGCACAGCTGATCGCAGTCGTAGGTGGTCCATGAACCACCCCAGCACTGCGCCATGGTGAAGGTGTCGACGCAGCGCATCGCGCCTTCGACACAGGTCTCGTTGCAGATGCAGGTCGGGGTCGAGCCCTGCATCTCGCAGTGGTCCGAGCCGCCGGGATAGCCGCCCTCGACGCACACGGTGTCGCAGTCCTCCGCGACCCAATAGCCGTTGCTGCAGGTGCGCCCGTTGTTGCCGTCGCAGCTCGAGGTGCCCTCCTGCGCTGCGGTGCACTCGGCCCACGGGTTGAGGCAGTAGCAGAGGTTCTCGCCGTCATCGAGCACGTTGCAGCCGTTGGTGGGCTGCGCCTCACCACAGAACCCGCGGCAATCACGGGTGCTGAGCTTGCCGTCCTCGCACTTGCGCAGGGTCTCGTCGTCGAGGCACTGGGTCTCCGACGGCTCGCACATCGTGCGAATCTGCTCGTCGTCGCCACCGCTCGCCGTCACTGCGTCACCGCTGCTCGAGCTCTCGTCGGTCGCGTCGCCGGTGCTGCCCTCCTGCGGCGTGATCGCCTGCGGTCCGCCGCAGACGTGTTCGACACACGCCTGCGTGCCGCCGCACTCGAGGTCGGTGTTGCACGGCAGGCCCAGGGTGCCGTCGCCGCTGTAGAGGCAGCCCACCAGCGCCGACGCCAGCCCGAGCCCGATGCCTGCGCCGTGGCGCGAAGGACGGAAGTG encodes the following:
- a CDS encoding VWA domain-containing protein gives rise to the protein MIARPFRSLALALSLATGCAGNLEVTRINSDQAKPNNVWVFFTVEKSGEPVAGLTADDFEIYEDDSLVSKYESQQVIQNPEVAAVMYTLLLLDMSGSVTESGQSDLLADAATVFSERVGKTQKVGVYAFDGAEKIHSVTPFTEAQGSVEGGIDGLRSYKAKDPSTNLNGAVGLALEELKEALDKDKRPLKFGTLVVFTDGTDRAGRVSREEMLETLGNDEYGRYEVYALGVGAELEEKQLSEIGRDGTELASDPGKVREAFEKVAAKIEAHTKRFYLLSYCTPARKNSHSVRIEAHTRDAKGRKNGSGALDYEFDATKFGPPPACDPNRAPKFSLERVDPPPGAEPTKRGRSRSRSSARSPGSSSASGSASVRASGSSKSKPSKNAPRSPGG